In one Oryza glaberrima chromosome 2, OglaRS2, whole genome shotgun sequence genomic region, the following are encoded:
- the LOC127762644 gene encoding uncharacterized protein LOC127762644 codes for MSSPPPSAAHDAVFTRIVQAIADSIRASYDVPAGLSVDQAVIRSVADAAATRAETAAHDALATHLRPLLQAADQDASSTLVDNTSLPPAAGVVTAPTSGSMPTPVVLSSSDLAAIAAQLAALSTTPGRTPTPPPVVPTPPVPDAATLAALHAQALAVGNIKALVPVVLDVTSANYARWRGMFLVVLGKYALTDHVLSDDVPLDQPDWSQMECVVIAWLYGTISNYLLQELRAINLSAEFYGFCQGDMSAAEYCRRLRAMADEMADLDEPITDRTLVLNFVRGLNEKYHNLQTIIPLQRPFPTFMEARSQLLLAEITKGGSSTSTGTASAFVANTTGKTSGNNGGSGGNGNNRRSRGKGKGNTGGGSGSTGGSGGNSGSGSGGTAPQAAGGAGAAQRAPVPWPTPLHPWASTIQLADHAPGLLGPAPGLARSPFAGSAVAGLSGYMGSQAGPGPAMYGAPPSVVPPSPTAVPPPPPQWFGPSQWDPQALASSFNTTTLATPTSNECLDPFGLFVKDYHTKIEIARCNSSGDLYPFSADVLPSATSAQLD; via the exons atgtcgtcgcctcctccttccgccgCGCACGACGCCGTCTTCACCCGGATCGTCCAGGCCATCGCCGACTCCATCCGCGCCAGCTACGACGTTCCAGCAGGCCTCTCCGTCGATCAGGCCGTCATCCGCTCCGTCGCTGATGCCGCGGCCACTCGAGCCGAGACGGCGGCTCACGACGCCCTCGCCACCCACCTCCGACCTCTTCTTCAGGCGGCCGACCAGGATGCGTCGTCCACTCTCGTCGACAACACGTCGctaccgccggccgccggcgtcgtcaccGCTCCCACGTCCGGCTCCATGCCCACGCCCGTCGTCCTGTCTTCTTCCGATCTGGCGGCCATCGCGGCGCAactcgccgccctctccacgACTCCAGGACGGACACCCACGCCACCACCGGTCGTCCCCACGCCTCCTGTTCCGGACGCCGCCACCCTGGCTGCCCTCCACGCACAAGCCCTCGCCGTCGGCAACATCAAGGCGCTGGTTCCCGTCGTCCTCGACGTCACCTCCGCCAACTACGCCCGTTGGCGCGGCATGTTCCTCGTTGTGCTCGGCAAGTACGCGCTCACCGACCACGTGCTCTCCGACGACGTCCCTCTCGACCAGCCGGATTGGTCGCAGATGGAATGCGTCGTCATCGCATGGCTCTACGGCACCATCTCCAACTATCTTCTCCAGGAA CTCCGCGCCATCAACCTCTCCGCCGAGTTCTACGGCTTCTGCCAAGGTGACATGTCCGCCGCCGAGTACTGCCGACGTCTTCGCGCCATGGCCGATGAGATGGCCGACCTCGACGAGCCCATCACCGACCGCACGCTCGTCCTCAACTTCGTGCGCGGGTTGAACGAGAAGTACCACAACTTGCAGACCATCATCCCTCTCCAGCGTCCGTTCCCGACGTTCATGGAGGCACGCTCTCAACTTCTCCTCGCAGAGATCACCAAGGGCGGCTCCTCCACTAGCACCGGCACTGCGTCCGCTTTCGTCGCCAACACCACCGGCAAGACCTCCGGCAACaacggcggctccggcggcaacggcaacaACCGTCGCAGTCGCGGCAAGGGCAAAGGgaacaccggcggcggctccggcagcACTGGCGGCTCAGGTGGCAAcagcggctccggctccggcggcacCGCACCGCAAGCAGCCgggggcgccggcgcggcccAGCGCGCGCCCGTCCCATGGCCGACTCCGCTTCACCCGTGGGCCAGCACCATCCAGCTGGCCGACCACGCTCCCGGCCTGCTCGGCCCTGCTCCCGGCCTGGCTCGCTCTCCTTTTGCAGGTTCTGCCGTGGCTGGGCTATCTGGCTACATGGGCTCCCAGGCCGGCCCAGGACCAGCCATGTACGGTGCTCCTCCCTCTGTGGTGCCGCCTTCACCAACagccgtgccgccgccaccaccacagtGGTTCGGCCCCTCTCAGTGGGACCCACAAGCCCTGGCGTCATCCTTCAACACCACCACGCTGGCTACTCCAACCTCCAATGAGTG TCTTGACCCTTTTGGCCTCTTTGTGAAGGATTACCACACCAAGATCGAGATCGCCAGGTGCAATAGCTCTGGCGACCTCTACCCCTTCTCGGCGGATGTCCTACCTTCGGCAACCTCGGCACAACTGGACTGA
- the LOC127763641 gene encoding cysteine protease XCP2-like, whose protein sequence is MNSRHAMAGNNSLLAMDSKLSMLFLLLGFVARSATASHHDPSVVGYSQEDLALPNKLVGLFTSWSVKHSKIYASPKEKVKRYEIFKRNLRHIVETNRRNGSYWLGLNQFADIAHEEFKASYLGLKPGLARRDAQTHGSTTFRYANAVNLPWAVDWRKKGAVTPVKNQGECGSCWAFSTVAAVEGINQIVTGKLVSLSEQELMDCDNTFNHGCRGGLMDFAFAYIMGNQGIYTEEDYPYLMEEGYCREKQPHSKVITITGYEDVPENSEASLLKALAHQPVSVGIAAGSRDFQFYKGGIFDGECGIQPDHALTAVGYGQDYIIMKNSWGKNWGEQGYFRIRRGTGKPEGVCDIYKIASYPTKNVTGWGS, encoded by the exons ATGAATTCTAGGCATGCCATGGCAGGAAACAATAGCCTTCTTGCCATGGACTCCAAGCTCTCCATGCTCTTCTTGTTGCTAGGCTTTGTGGCACGTTCTGCCACTGCTAGTCACCATGATCCTTCCGTTGTCGGATACTCGCAGGAGGATCTTGCATTGCCAAATAAGCTTGTTGGTCTCTTCACATCATGGTCAGTAAAACATAGCAAGATCTATGCAAGCCCAAAGGAGAAGGTCAAGAGGTATGAGATCTTCAAGCGAAACCTGAGGCACATTGTGGAGACGAACAGGAGAAATGGCAGCTATTGGCTCGGCTTAAATCAGTTTGCTGACATTGCACATGAAGAATTCAAGGCCAGTTACCTGGGACTGAAGCCAGGGTTAGCAAGAAGGGATGCTCAGACACATGGTTCAACAACATTCAGGTACGCGAACGCCGTTAACTTGCCCTGGGCAGTGGactggaggaagaagggagcaGTGACACCGGTCAAGAACCAAGGAGAATGTG GAAGTTGCTGGGCTTTTTCAACGGTGGCAGCTGTTGAAGGTATAAACCAGATTGTGACCGGCAAGTTGGTATCATTATCAGAGCAGGAACTGATGGACTGCGACAACACCTTCAATCATGGCTGTCGAGGTGGGCTGATGGACTTCGCCTTCGCATACATAATGGGGAACCAGGGGATCTACACAGAGGAAGACTACCCATACCTCATGGAAGAAGGCTACTGCAGAGAAAAGCAG CCTCATTCCAAAGTCATCACTATAACTGGCTACGAGGATGTCCCGGAGAACAGCGAGGCAAGCCTACTGAAGGCACTGGCTCATCAGCCTGTCAGTGTGGGGATAGCAGCTGGGAGCAGAGACTTTCAGTTCTACAAAGGG GGGATCTTTGATGGGGAATGTGGCATTCAACCGGATCATGCACTGACGGCCGTGGGCTACGGCCAGGACTACATCATCATGAAGAATTCGTGGGGCAAGAACTGGGGAGAGCAAGGGTATTTCAGGATCAGGAGGGGCACCGGCAAGCCGGAGGGAGTCTGTGACATCTACAAGATTGCTTCTTACCCAACCAAAAACGTCACTGGCTGGGGTTCTTAG
- the LOC127763040 gene encoding uncharacterized protein LOC127763040, whose amino-acid sequence MHLSENEGIEGVRFAVTGGQGFVGSALCLELLRRGAREVRSLDLRASSPWSDQLLDAGVRFFQGDVRKKEDVGKALRGVDCVFHLASYGMSGKEMVRAGRADEVNINGTCNVLDACHEHGVRRLVYVSTYNVVFGGEPIVNGNEALPYFPVEDHVDAYARSKSIAEQLVLKSNGRQTKSDKSSRLYTCSIRPAAIYGPGEERHLPRILSLAKLGLAFFKIGDPNVKSDWVYVDNLVLALILASMGLLDDIPDRKGIPVAAGQAYFICDGSPVNTFEFLSPLFQSLDYTVPRVRMDTSVALAISRFFVFMYTLLYPWLDSKWIPQPLLLPAEVYKVGVTHYFSYLKAREEIGYVPMVSPREGLAATISYWQERKRKELDGPTIFPWLFVTIGMLALFSAAYLPPVGPLKWVLDLHLFVFRSKLVIRLVFVIATALHVGEAVYAWFLAKKYDPRNATGWFWQTFMLGFFSLRYLLKRMRE is encoded by the exons ATGCATCTGAGCGAGAACGAGGGGATCGAGGGCGTGCGGTTCGCGGTGACGGGCGGCCAGGGCTTCGTCGGCTCCGCCCTGTGCCTCGAgctgctccgccgcggcgcccgggAGGTCCGCTCCCTCGACCTCCGCGCTTCCTCCCCCTGGTCCGACCAGCtgctcgacgccggcgtccGCTTCTTCCAAG GGGATGTTAGAAAGAAGGAAGATGTGGGGAAGGCTTTGCGTGGTGTGGACTGCGTTTTCCATCTCGCTTCGTATGGCATGTCAGGGAAGGAAATGGTACGGGCTGGGCGAGCCGACGAGGTCAATATAAATGGTACATGCAATGTGCTGGACGCTTGCCACGAGCATGGTGTTAGAAGGCTCGTGTATGTAAGCACGTATAATGTGGTTTTTGGAGGAGAGCCGATTGTCAATGGGAACGAGGCGCTGCCTTATTTCCCCGTTGAAGACCATGTTGATGCCTATGCGCGTAGCAAATCAATTGCTGAACAGTTGGTGCTGAAGAGTAATGGCCGGCAAACTAA GAGTGATAAAAGCAGTCGTCTTTATACATGCTCAATACGTCCTGCCGCTATCTATGGTCCAGGTGAAGAGCGGCATCTTCCAAGGATACTATCCCTTGCGAAGTTGGGATTAGCATTCTTCAAGATTGGGGATCCAAATGTGAAGTCAGATTGGGTCTATGTGGATAATCTTGTTCTTGCACTGATATTGGCAAGCATGGGACTTTTAGATGATATTCCTGACAGGAAGGGAATTCCTGTAGCTGCTGGTCAAGCATATTTCATATGCGATG GATCGCCTGTCAATACTTTTGAATTTCTCAGTCCTCTATTTCAAAGTTTGGATTACACAGTTCCACGAGTTAGAATGGATACCTCAGTTGCCCTTGCCATCTCAAGATTTTTTGTGTTCATGTATACACTACTCTATCCATGGTTGGATAGTAAATGGATTCCTCAGCCTCTTCTCCTTCCTGCTGAAGTATACAAG GTGGGTGTTACACACTACTTTTCATATTTGAAAGCTAGAGAGGAAATCGGCTATGTACCTATGGTGAGTCCGCGAGAAGGATTGGCTGCAACTATTTCCTACTggcaggagaggaagagaaaagaaCTAGATGGCCCAACCATATTTCCTTGGCTGTTTGTAACAATTGGCATGCTGGCATTGTTTTCTGCTGCTTACCTTCCACCCGTCGGTCCATTGAAATGGGTGCTTGACCTCCATTTATTTGTTTTCCGATCAAAGTTGGTGATTCGGTTAGTCTTTGTGATAGCAACTGCATTGCACGTTGGTGAAGCTGTTTATGCTTGGTTCTTGGCAAAGAAGTATGACCCGAGGAATGCTACAGGTTGGTTTTGGCAAACATTCATGCTCGGGTTCTTTTCTCTTCGGTATCTGCTTAAGAGAATGAGAGAGTAG